Proteins encoded together in one Deinococcus hopiensis KR-140 window:
- a CDS encoding PadR family transcriptional regulator — protein sequence MNPELPRGNLGLILLSILETRPRYGFAIIQAARANRWDFDFKEGSLYPGLHRLEGEGLLAPQDGRGGRNGEPRKYYALTDKGRERRWVKREECSAFTGGVQRLPTSGVSPGACLAATESVGRTRRTRGDAGQSPVFKRHAL from the coding sequence ATGAATCCTGAGCTGCCGCGCGGCAACCTCGGCCTGATCCTGCTCTCCATCCTGGAGACGCGGCCCCGGTACGGCTTTGCCATTATTCAGGCGGCGCGAGCGAACCGGTGGGACTTCGATTTCAAGGAAGGCAGCCTGTACCCGGGGCTGCACCGGCTGGAAGGCGAGGGTTTGCTCGCGCCGCAGGACGGGCGAGGTGGGCGCAATGGCGAGCCCCGCAAGTACTACGCGCTGACCGACAAGGGCCGTGAGCGGCGGTGGGTCAAGCGGGAGGAATGCAGCGCCTTCACGGGCGGGGTGCAGCGCCTGCCCACCTCCGGCGTGTCACCTGGGGCCTGCCTGGCGGCAACAGAAAGTGTGGGACGAACTCGAAGAACACGTGGTGACGCGGGCCAATCACCCGTCTTTAAGCGGCACGCCCTCTGA
- a CDS encoding glutaminyl-peptide cyclotransferase: MRPLFPLFALALALPLLSTGAGALPQNAPTLRPQIAARYTHDRAAFTEGLEYQGGGVLAESTGLLGESGVRRVELKSGKVLSQAVTPIANAFGEGVTVLDSVMYHLTWQTGVAFAFDAATLREVGRYRYRGEGWGLTNDGRSLIMSDGSSTLFWRDPRTFGVTRTVRVTDGGQPIKNLNELEYVGGSVYANVWLTPRIARIDAKTGRVTAWIDVQNLMQEASDSAGAAGKPLTFDDVPNGIAYVPERGTLLLTGKRWPTLFEVKVPGVKPGLPGGTQGRGSRRVH; encoded by the coding sequence ATGCGCCCCCTCTTCCCGCTGTTTGCCTTGGCCCTGGCGCTGCCCCTCCTGAGTACCGGGGCGGGCGCGCTGCCCCAGAACGCACCCACCCTGCGCCCCCAGATTGCGGCCCGTTACACCCACGACCGCGCCGCCTTTACTGAGGGTCTGGAATACCAGGGTGGCGGCGTGCTGGCCGAAAGCACTGGGCTGCTGGGTGAGTCGGGCGTGCGGCGGGTGGAGCTCAAGAGTGGCAAAGTGCTGTCCCAGGCCGTCACGCCCATCGCCAACGCGTTTGGCGAGGGCGTGACTGTGTTGGACAGCGTGATGTACCACCTGACCTGGCAGACGGGCGTGGCCTTCGCCTTCGACGCTGCCACGCTGCGCGAAGTGGGGCGCTACCGCTACCGGGGCGAGGGCTGGGGCCTGACGAACGACGGCAGGAGCCTGATTATGAGCGACGGCTCCAGCACGCTGTTCTGGCGCGATCCCCGGACCTTTGGGGTCACACGCACCGTGCGTGTGACCGATGGGGGCCAGCCCATCAAGAACCTGAACGAACTCGAATACGTGGGGGGCAGCGTATACGCCAACGTCTGGTTGACCCCGCGCATCGCCCGCATCGACGCGAAGACGGGTCGGGTCACCGCCTGGATCGACGTGCAGAACCTGATGCAGGAGGCCAGCGACAGCGCTGGCGCTGCCGGGAAACCCCTGACCTTCGACGACGTGCCCAACGGTATCGCTTACGTTCCTGAGCGCGGCACGCTGCTGCTGACGGGCAAGCGCTGGCCCACGCTGTTTGAGGTGAAGGTGCCCGGCGTGAAACCTGGACTCCCAGGTGGAACCCAGGGCCGAGGAAGTCGCCGAGTCCATTGA
- a CDS encoding peroxiredoxin family protein has product MDWPAPQDFVYGEPLPPPEQWDRPGLVMFFNLECPGCVSRGIPFLKRLHAEFTERTHLLTIHTSRGHRLLPRNDVEPTLLKFARDFARLPFPVALDLSGDLALAWETEGTPHWLAFAPGGELLRSVYGSQDNAQTRLQYLLEEQVDGGPEQGASWKRRRWPD; this is encoded by the coding sequence ATGGACTGGCCCGCTCCGCAAGACTTCGTATACGGTGAGCCGTTGCCCCCACCGGAACAGTGGGACAGGCCTGGTCTGGTGATGTTTTTCAACCTCGAATGTCCGGGGTGCGTGTCACGCGGCATTCCCTTCCTGAAGCGGCTGCACGCCGAATTCACGGAGCGGACGCACCTGCTGACCATCCACACCAGCCGGGGCCACCGCCTGCTGCCGCGTAATGACGTGGAGCCGACGCTTCTGAAGTTTGCCCGCGACTTCGCCCGTCTCCCCTTTCCCGTCGCGCTGGACCTGAGCGGTGATCTGGCCCTCGCCTGGGAAACGGAGGGCACGCCCCACTGGCTGGCCTTTGCACCAGGCGGCGAGCTGCTGCGGAGCGTGTACGGGAGCCAGGACAACGCCCAGACCCGCCTCCAGTACCTGCTGGAAGAGCAGGTGGACGGCGGCCCGGAGCAGGGGGCAAGTTGGAAGCGTCGGAGGTGGCCTGATTGA
- a CDS encoding nuclear transport factor 2 family protein, translating into MANLTETFMQALRNTEDSRDPAPLAALFAEDASLRNLTTQTWTGVDGAREFWSAYLANFRRIRSEFTHHTDDGHTGVMEWEATGQLGDGTDIAYRGISVIEHDGQSVHAFRTYYDSAAFVKPAVQGETGAR; encoded by the coding sequence ATGGCGAACCTGACCGAGACGTTTATGCAAGCGCTGAGAAATACCGAGGACAGCCGAGATCCCGCCCCCCTCGCTGCGCTGTTCGCGGAGGACGCGTCGTTGCGCAACCTCACCACCCAGACGTGGACAGGCGTGGACGGCGCGCGCGAATTCTGGTCCGCCTATCTGGCGAACTTTCGGCGCATTCGCAGTGAGTTCACGCACCATACCGACGACGGACATACGGGCGTGATGGAGTGGGAGGCCACGGGGCAACTTGGCGACGGTACCGACATTGCTTACCGGGGCATCAGCGTCATTGAGCACGACGGGCAGAGTGTCCACGCCTTCCGCACCTACTACGATTCGGCGGCGTTCGTGAAGCCTGCGGTGCAAGGGGAAACGGGCGCGCGGTAG